A genomic window from Flavobacterium sp. I3-2 includes:
- a CDS encoding DUF2589 domain-containing protein, protein MNNNKNQPNANAYSLNNDRDDGLNNEASVYFDVQNSDPNFRDQESEINLDSIISAPMVAVSKANSIMLSGQSEFILNYCFDRIIASDNSVTFQPKMIVLVVKKDSEKDSFIEIPLLTLLPINSLAIDKMKVKFNMEITSISSYKANNNDSLERKAQLSGKLSGDKKNIGNTFNSNKNLSVFVEASKLPLPNGLLNIIDMYSKIN, encoded by the coding sequence ATGAATAATAATAAAAATCAGCCTAATGCCAATGCTTATTCTTTAAATAACGATCGTGATGATGGTTTAAATAATGAAGCTTCAGTCTATTTTGATGTTCAGAATTCAGACCCTAATTTCCGAGATCAAGAATCTGAAATTAATTTAGATTCCATTATTAGTGCACCTATGGTAGCTGTTTCTAAAGCGAATTCAATTATGCTTAGTGGACAGTCAGAATTTATACTTAATTATTGTTTTGATAGAATAATAGCGTCAGATAATTCAGTTACTTTCCAACCTAAGATGATTGTGCTAGTTGTAAAAAAAGATTCTGAAAAAGATTCATTTATTGAAATACCACTTTTAACCTTACTACCTATTAATTCGCTAGCTATTGATAAAATGAAAGTGAAATTTAATATGGAGATTACTTCTATTTCTAGCTATAAAGCTAACAATAACGATAGTTTAGAACGAAAAGCTCAACTAAGTGGTAAGCTAAGTGGCGATAAAAAAAATATAGGGAATACTTTTAATTCAAATAAAAATTTAAGTGTTTTTGTTGAAGCTTCAAAATTGCCTTTACCCAATGGGTTGTTAAACATAATTGATATGTATAGTAAAATAAATTAA
- a CDS encoding DUF2589 domain-containing protein codes for MSELANIAEQFQGLPMDSLIGGPLNAIADANGKMAKSQTQFILESGFNISKKNLVRYQWNNNAWEAVNEQIAVYDPIMINLSLSRPSLDENGNQLLIDQYDEATKSTKKVAAPNAEFTIKVPLLSVIPINSLGVQSAEINFEMEVKSSSEEKTSESSKKNSEGSGSFEASMGWGPFKVSVKGSASYSSEDAKSRDTHYQKSNNAKYTVNVKAGQLPLPTGITTILDIYAKNIFPVSSVKPETLSENTDKKDNKKDDKKEIKE; via the coding sequence ATGAGTGAATTAGCTAATATTGCTGAGCAATTTCAAGGATTACCAATGGACAGTTTAATAGGAGGTCCATTAAACGCTATAGCCGATGCAAATGGTAAAATGGCAAAAAGTCAAACACAGTTTATCCTCGAATCTGGTTTTAATATTTCTAAAAAAAATTTAGTCCGTTACCAATGGAACAATAATGCGTGGGAAGCCGTAAATGAACAAATTGCTGTTTATGATCCTATTATGATTAATTTATCTTTAAGTCGACCTTCTTTAGATGAAAATGGAAATCAATTATTAATTGATCAGTATGATGAAGCAACAAAGTCAACAAAAAAGGTTGCTGCTCCAAATGCAGAATTTACAATTAAAGTACCCTTGTTATCTGTGATTCCTATCAATTCTTTAGGAGTCCAATCTGCAGAGATTAATTTTGAAATGGAAGTTAAATCTAGCTCTGAAGAAAAAACTTCTGAATCATCTAAAAAGAATTCTGAAGGATCTGGTTCTTTTGAAGCTTCAATGGGCTGGGGACCTTTTAAAGTAAGTGTTAAAGGTTCTGCTAGCTATTCTAGCGAGGATGCTAAATCTAGAGATACACATTATCAAAAAAGTAATAATGCAAAATATACAGTAAATGTTAAGGCAGGGCAATTACCGTTACCAACTGGTATTACAACCATTTTAGATATTTATGCTAAAAATATTTTTCCTGTATCATCTGTAAAACCAGAGACATTATCAGAAAATACAGATAAAAAAGACAATAAGAAAGATGATAAAAAAGAAATTAAAGAATAA
- a CDS encoding response regulator transcription factor produces the protein MHNKINIGLVDDDLILLEGLGLLLSTIPTLNIAFSTTQPDDVIRQLTELDSQVFPSVLLIDIKMEPINGFQLVELVKEMYPNIKIIILSSYYRQSYLGQMVKLGVSSFLPKNSPKELLFEAIKQVAEKGVFFTEKEQKLLINFLQNKKSRYNEEPVLTERETEVIKLICKEFTNQEIADKLFLSKRTVETHRQRILERIGAKNTVGLVVYAVVNQIYNPHE, from the coding sequence ATGCATAATAAAATAAATATTGGTTTAGTTGACGATGATTTAATTTTGTTAGAAGGTTTGGGCTTACTGTTATCTACAATACCAACTTTGAATATTGCATTTTCAACGACACAACCAGATGATGTGATTCGACAATTAACCGAATTAGATAGCCAAGTTTTTCCGAGTGTTTTATTAATTGATATTAAGATGGAACCTATAAATGGTTTTCAATTGGTAGAGCTTGTTAAAGAAATGTATCCCAATATAAAAATAATCATTTTATCATCTTACTACCGTCAAAGCTATTTAGGGCAAATGGTAAAACTTGGAGTTTCTTCTTTTTTACCAAAAAATTCTCCGAAAGAGTTATTGTTTGAAGCAATAAAACAAGTGGCTGAAAAAGGTGTTTTTTTTACAGAAAAAGAACAAAAACTTTTAATTAACTTTCTTCAAAATAAAAAATCTAGGTATAATGAAGAACCTGTTTTAACAGAAAGAGAAACTGAAGTTATAAAATTAATATGTAAAGAATTTACCAATCAAGAAATTGCAGATAAATTGTTTTTAAGTAAACGCACGGTTGAAACACACAGACAGCGAATTTTAGAAAGAATTGGTGCTAAAAACACGGTTGGTTTGGTTGTTTATGCTGTAGTTAATCAGATATATAATCCGCACGAATAG
- a CDS encoding sensor histidine kinase has protein sequence MEKYENFKYIIPYTVVIILFVVGLIFVFIKIHFKAQKKIFIAQIKQNKLEINHQKELLNSIIQVQEDERKRMGRLIHDDIGNRIHILSICVQQIEMNECRSKDILLKQLPLLSDATRTLAHEMYPVEIEYLGLIGFLEEIQISLFNKIDFQICTSENFEIKDFQTQLQIFRIIQEFLNNVIKYANATAVTLFLRQTNTYLSVLICDNGIGFNASKVKKGMGMKNIDFRVKALFGKHKWKSKPNKGTSLIIKIKNKDA, from the coding sequence ATGGAGAAGTACGAGAATTTTAAATACATAATCCCTTACACAGTCGTAATAATTTTATTTGTTGTTGGTTTGATATTTGTATTTATTAAAATTCATTTCAAAGCACAAAAAAAAATATTTATAGCTCAAATAAAACAAAATAAGTTAGAAATTAATCATCAGAAAGAACTATTGAATAGCATAATTCAAGTTCAAGAAGATGAAAGAAAAAGAATGGGACGTTTAATTCATGACGACATCGGAAATCGAATTCACATTTTGTCTATTTGTGTGCAACAGATTGAAATGAATGAATGTAGGAGTAAAGATATTTTATTAAAACAGCTTCCTTTATTAAGCGATGCTACCCGAACTCTTGCGCATGAGATGTATCCAGTAGAAATTGAATATTTAGGATTGATTGGTTTTTTAGAAGAAATACAAATTTCTCTTTTCAATAAGATTGATTTCCAAATTTGTACTTCTGAAAATTTTGAAATAAAAGATTTTCAAACTCAATTGCAAATATTCAGAATCATTCAAGAGTTTCTAAATAATGTGATTAAGTACGCAAATGCCACAGCTGTTACCTTATTTTTACGTCAAACCAATACGTATTTGAGTGTTTTAATCTGTGATAATGGAATTGGTTTTAATGCGAGTAAGGTAAAAAAAGGTATGGGGATGAAGAATATAGATTTTCGTGTGAAAGCACTTTTTGGAAAGCATAAATGGAAAAGTAAACCGAACAAAGGAACCTCCTTAATCATAAAAATTAAAAATAAAGATGCATAA
- a CDS encoding response regulator transcription factor — protein sequence MKKILLVEDESSVVSFIKKGLQELGYEISVAFDGQTALKMVHTHHFDLIILDIMLPDINGLQVCKEIRENNKTIPILFLTALGSSENIVIGLESGGDDYLVKPFKFVELVARIKSLIRRTHHVIGTNEEDLIDNKYIYKFDDLTVNDYYKKVTREGLEINLTSTEYKLLMYFLQNPGKVISRTEILDAVWGVNYDLGTNVVDVYVNYLRKKLDFGKEKRIIHTVIGMGYVLKTAHD from the coding sequence ATGAAAAAAATTCTTTTAGTTGAAGACGAATCTAGTGTAGTTTCATTTATTAAGAAAGGTTTACAAGAATTGGGTTATGAAATCTCAGTAGCTTTTGATGGTCAAACTGCACTTAAAATGGTTCATACGCATCATTTTGATTTGATTATTTTAGACATTATGCTTCCAGATATTAATGGTTTACAAGTCTGCAAAGAAATCAGAGAAAATAATAAAACAATTCCTATTTTATTTTTGACTGCCTTAGGATCGTCAGAAAATATTGTGATTGGTTTAGAAAGTGGCGGAGACGATTATTTAGTAAAACCTTTTAAATTTGTTGAACTTGTAGCAAGAATTAAATCGTTGATTAGAAGAACGCATCATGTGATTGGTACAAATGAAGAAGATTTAATTGACAATAAATACATTTACAAATTTGACGACTTAACTGTAAATGATTACTATAAAAAAGTAACCCGAGAGGGACTTGAAATAAATTTAACTTCGACAGAATATAAGCTTTTAATGTATTTTTTACAGAATCCTGGTAAAGTAATATCTCGAACAGAAATATTGGATGCCGTTTGGGGAGTTAATTATGATTTAGGTACAAACGTAGTTGATGTTTATGTAAACTATTTAAGAAAAAAATTAGATTTTGGAAAAGAAAAACGCATTATTCATACGGTAATTGGTATGGGATATGTTTTAAAAACAGCTCATGATTAA
- a CDS encoding sensor histidine kinase: protein MIKFKSTQIKTMLMLTIASSTILFIFSFLVYFSIVRFSHERFYELLKIRIETLILSNNQFPTNFENIVNEIIGKSELPEEKDYILQIQNKKQLENIEKIIDAPNHFFNEVYKKEYATFNNDTYSFVAKRFLFDNKEYIAVVKAENVYVVYYLNYLEKTLLICLLLALFFSAIFSFYLSKTLYKPIGVITKKVKQISTENLHLRLANENYNKELSDLIDTFNDMLNRLETSFETQNYLIGNVSHELRTPLTSIMGEAEVSLALERDKESYKQTLGIVLNEAEKLDKKLNALLLIAQTGFNGKIQKMDLTRTDQLLWDVIETLKRLNNKNNIVVDLSMIPDNPKKLKVKGNEQLLHLALSNIISNACKYSNYQQVKVALGATNTHVYIIVKDDGIGIPEKDMNKIYDPFFRASNTQNYEGYGIGLPLAKNIIQMHNGEVIVNSVVKKGTTVEIKIPTIQEF, encoded by the coding sequence ATGATTAAATTTAAATCAACACAAATAAAAACCATGTTGATGTTGACGATTGCTTCATCAACCATATTATTCATTTTTAGTTTTTTAGTTTACTTTTCTATTGTTCGGTTTTCTCACGAACGTTTTTATGAATTATTAAAAATTAGAATTGAAACGCTTATTTTATCAAACAATCAATTTCCAACAAACTTTGAAAACATTGTAAATGAAATCATTGGTAAGTCAGAACTTCCAGAAGAAAAAGACTATATATTACAGATACAAAATAAAAAACAATTAGAAAATATTGAAAAAATCATAGATGCTCCTAATCATTTTTTTAATGAAGTTTATAAAAAAGAATACGCAACTTTTAATAATGATACTTATTCTTTTGTAGCTAAACGTTTTTTATTTGATAACAAGGAATATATAGCAGTTGTTAAGGCTGAAAATGTATATGTTGTTTATTATTTAAATTATTTAGAAAAAACCTTATTGATATGCTTGTTATTAGCTTTGTTTTTTTCGGCTATATTTTCATTTTATCTATCTAAAACACTTTATAAACCAATTGGAGTTATCACTAAAAAAGTAAAGCAAATTAGCACCGAAAATTTACACTTACGATTAGCTAATGAAAATTACAACAAAGAATTAAGTGATTTGATTGATACATTTAACGATATGCTTAATCGATTAGAAACTTCTTTTGAAACACAAAATTACTTAATTGGAAATGTATCGCATGAATTAAGAACTCCACTGACTTCAATTATGGGCGAAGCAGAGGTTTCACTTGCTTTAGAAAGAGATAAAGAGAGTTATAAACAAACTTTAGGAATTGTATTAAACGAAGCCGAAAAGTTAGATAAAAAGTTAAATGCACTTTTATTAATAGCCCAAACTGGATTTAATGGTAAAATTCAAAAAATGGATTTAACTCGTACAGACCAATTGCTTTGGGATGTAATTGAAACTTTAAAACGTTTAAATAATAAAAATAATATTGTTGTTGACTTAAGTATGATACCTGATAATCCTAAAAAATTAAAGGTAAAAGGCAACGAGCAATTGCTACACTTAGCACTTTCTAATATTATTAGTAATGCTTGTAAATATTCAAATTACCAACAAGTCAAGGTTGCTTTAGGAGCTACAAATACACATGTCTATATTATTGTGAAAGATGACGGAATAGGTATACCCGAAAAGGATATGAATAAAATTTACGATCCGTTTTTTAGAGCCTCTAATACGCAAAATTATGAAGGTTATGGTATTGGTTTACCTCTTGCCAAAAACATCATTCAAATGCATAATGGTGAAGTGATTGTAAATTCTGTAGTTAAAAAAGGAACAACTGTAGAAATTAAAATTCCGACGATACAAGAATTTTAA